The Salinibaculum sp. SYNS191 genome has a window encoding:
- a CDS encoding aspartate aminotransferase family protein, which translates to MDRDSAEPQVAGVPGDAARQWVEYHHEYAAPSTYVYDFVWDHTAPAIGPFCTDVDGNVLMDFTGHVGAMPLGYNNPKILDPLAEFDLVEPTKIAGQDFYTRAGTGGDTVPDVPGPAGLMERLTDACSHYGLDTVFLSNTGAEAVENAIKIAYDHTSGKYAITCEGAFHGRTLGALSLNRSKEIHRREFPEIPSVHDVPFCTDRACCPDTCDCGFFFAETSRLRRMVGEGGYVNPAETAYLILEPVQGEGGYRFPSDAFMDEVAAVADAYDIPIVVDEVQSGLGRTGEMWASDHYAIEPDVIASAKALRVGATIASEDVFPDEQGRLSSTWGAGDILGIAQGALTIDAIHQYDLLDNATERGAQARELLAQAAMSGVVDVRGKGLMLAVEWESPDRRDAVMEAALSRGLLTMGCGRKTMRLLPPLDATPREIRLGTGLLAEAAETAA; encoded by the coding sequence ATGGACCGCGACAGCGCCGAGCCGCAGGTTGCGGGCGTCCCCGGCGACGCCGCCCGGCAGTGGGTCGAGTACCACCACGAGTACGCCGCCCCGAGTACGTACGTCTACGACTTCGTCTGGGACCACACCGCGCCCGCCATCGGCCCCTTCTGTACCGACGTCGACGGCAACGTCCTCATGGACTTCACCGGCCACGTCGGCGCGATGCCGCTCGGGTACAACAACCCCAAGATTCTGGACCCGCTCGCGGAGTTCGACCTCGTCGAGCCGACGAAAATCGCCGGCCAGGACTTCTACACCCGGGCGGGGACCGGCGGCGACACCGTCCCCGACGTCCCAGGCCCGGCGGGCCTGATGGAGCGGCTGACCGACGCCTGCAGCCACTACGGGCTGGACACCGTCTTCCTCTCGAACACCGGCGCGGAGGCCGTCGAGAACGCCATCAAAATCGCCTACGACCACACCAGCGGGAAGTACGCCATCACCTGCGAGGGGGCCTTTCACGGCCGCACGCTCGGGGCGCTCTCGCTGAACCGCTCGAAGGAGATTCACCGCCGGGAGTTCCCCGAGATTCCGAGCGTCCACGACGTCCCCTTCTGCACCGACCGGGCCTGTTGCCCCGACACGTGCGACTGCGGGTTCTTCTTCGCGGAGACCTCGCGACTCCGCCGGATGGTCGGCGAGGGCGGCTACGTCAACCCCGCGGAGACGGCGTATCTCATTCTGGAACCCGTCCAGGGCGAGGGCGGCTACCGCTTCCCAAGCGACGCCTTCATGGACGAGGTGGCGGCCGTCGCAGACGCGTACGACATCCCGATCGTGGTCGACGAGGTCCAGTCCGGGCTCGGACGGACCGGCGAGATGTGGGCCTCGGACCACTACGCCATCGAACCGGACGTCATCGCCAGCGCGAAGGCGCTGCGGGTGGGGGCGACCATCGCCAGCGAGGACGTCTTCCCCGACGAGCAGGGACGGCTCTCCTCGACGTGGGGGGCCGGCGACATCCTCGGCATCGCCCAGGGCGCGCTCACCATCGACGCCATCCACCAGTACGACCTGCTCGACAACGCCACCGAGCGCGGCGCGCAGGCCAGGGAGTTGCTGGCGCAGGCGGCGATGTCCGGTGTCGTCGACGTGCGCGGGAAGGGGCTGATGCTGGCCGTCGAGTGGGAGTCGCCGGACCGACGGGACGCGGTGATGGAGGCGGCGCTGTCGCGGGGACTGCTCACGATGGGCTGTGGACGGAAGACGATGCGGCTGCTGCCGCCGCTGGACGCGACGCCCCGGGAGATACGTCTCGGGACCGGGCTCCTGGCGGAGGCCGCCGAGACAGCGGCCTGA
- a CDS encoding universal stress protein: MPDRILVPLDESDPSKKALDFAVEQYPEATLVAVHAIDPHDLEPMTGIETIGSYDELISNYEKRAKRILNKARETAEASGVDIETERLSGRAGRAIVDYVEDNDIDHVVIGSHGRRGTTRVLLGSVAETVIRRSPVPVTVVR; this comes from the coding sequence ATGCCTGACAGGATACTGGTGCCGCTGGACGAATCGGACCCGTCGAAGAAGGCGCTCGACTTCGCCGTCGAGCAGTACCCGGAGGCGACACTCGTCGCCGTGCACGCCATCGACCCGCACGACCTGGAGCCGATGACCGGCATCGAGACCATCGGGAGCTACGACGAACTGATATCGAACTACGAGAAACGAGCCAAACGGATTCTGAACAAGGCCCGGGAGACGGCCGAAGCCAGCGGCGTCGACATCGAGACGGAGCGGCTGAGCGGGCGGGCCGGCCGGGCCATCGTGGACTACGTCGAGGACAACGACATCGACCACGTGGTCATCGGGAGCCACGGCCGGAGGGGCACGACCCGCGTCCTGCTGGGAAGCGTGGCCGAGACAGTCATCCGTCGGTCGCCGGTGCCGGTGACGGTCGTCAGGTGA
- a CDS encoding rubrerythrin-like domain-containing protein, whose amino-acid sequence MNRNDPYTPTGAYIYECTVCGARIESEERIGECSSCGGAVQNIAVPRE is encoded by the coding sequence ATGAATAGAAATGATCCGTACACTCCGACGGGGGCGTACATCTACGAGTGCACGGTCTGCGGGGCGCGAATCGAATCCGAAGAGCGAATCGGGGAGTGTTCGTCGTGCGGGGGCGCGGTCCAGAACATCGCGGTCCCGCGCGAGTGA
- a CDS encoding PadR family transcriptional regulator, with product MHDLTGFQRDLLVVITGLDEPHGLAIKEELEDYYEGEVNHGRLYPNLDELVTKGLVEKGEKDRRTNVYHLTQRGERELDARQEWEAQYVSA from the coding sequence ATGCACGATTTGACTGGCTTTCAGCGGGACCTCCTGGTCGTCATCACGGGACTGGACGAACCGCACGGACTGGCAATCAAGGAGGAACTGGAGGACTACTACGAGGGTGAGGTGAACCACGGGCGGCTCTACCCGAACCTCGACGAACTCGTCACGAAGGGGCTCGTCGAGAAGGGCGAGAAGGACCGCCGAACCAACGTCTACCACCTGACACAGCGTGGCGAGCGGGAACTGGACGCCCGTCAGGAGTGGGAAGCACAGTACGTCTCCGCGTGA
- a CDS encoding amphi-Trp domain-containing protein — protein MPETVLFESERKETLAAVASYMRTVADKLESGDPVTLEAGGESVTLDPPETVEFEVKAEREGPADGAGELSLELEIEWDENADGESDTSLSIS, from the coding sequence ATGCCAGAAACTGTCCTCTTCGAGAGCGAGCGGAAAGAGACCCTCGCCGCCGTGGCGTCGTACATGCGGACGGTCGCGGACAAACTCGAATCCGGCGACCCGGTGACGCTGGAAGCCGGCGGCGAGTCCGTCACGCTCGACCCGCCGGAGACCGTCGAGTTCGAGGTCAAGGCCGAGCGCGAGGGGCCGGCCGACGGGGCCGGCGAACTGAGCCTGGAACTGGAAATCGAGTGGGACGAGAACGCCGACGGCGAGAGCGACACCTCGCTGAGTATCTCCTGA
- a CDS encoding bifunctional methylenetetrahydrofolate dehydrogenase/methenyltetrahydrofolate cyclohydrolase, protein MTAIIDGDAVASDVRDGLGDAIDALADAGQTPALATVLMSDDPASETYVSMKQDDCEEVGIEAIDIEIDPDAPAAELYDTIDDLNADDDVNGILVQMPVPDHVDDREVLRRIDPEKDVDGFHPENVGRLVAGNARYKPCTPHGIQKLLAHAGVETEGADAVVVGRSDIVGKPMANLLMQKAAGGNATVTVCHSRTEDLAAKTRGADIVIAAAGVPEMIDGSMLAEGATVIDVGVNRVDADNDKGYELVGDVDFESAREVAGAITPVPGGVGPMTRAMLLYNTVKATSRQTGVEVTLP, encoded by the coding sequence ATGACAGCAATTATCGACGGCGACGCCGTCGCCAGCGACGTCCGCGACGGCCTCGGCGACGCCATCGACGCGCTTGCCGACGCGGGCCAGACGCCCGCACTCGCCACCGTCCTGATGAGCGACGACCCCGCGAGCGAGACGTACGTCTCGATGAAGCAGGACGACTGCGAGGAGGTCGGCATCGAGGCCATCGACATCGAAATCGACCCCGACGCGCCCGCGGCGGAGCTGTACGACACCATCGACGACCTGAACGCCGACGACGACGTCAACGGCATCCTCGTCCAGATGCCCGTCCCGGACCACGTCGACGACCGCGAGGTGTTGCGCCGCATCGACCCCGAGAAGGACGTCGACGGCTTCCACCCCGAGAACGTCGGCCGCCTGGTGGCCGGTAACGCCCGCTACAAACCCTGCACGCCACACGGTATCCAGAAACTACTCGCCCACGCCGGGGTCGAGACGGAGGGCGCGGACGCCGTCGTCGTCGGCCGGTCCGACATCGTCGGCAAGCCGATGGCGAACCTCCTGATGCAGAAGGCCGCGGGCGGCAACGCCACGGTGACGGTCTGTCACTCCCGGACTGAGGACCTGGCCGCGAAGACCCGCGGGGCGGACATCGTCATCGCCGCCGCCGGCGTCCCCGAGATGATAGACGGCTCGATGCTCGCGGAGGGTGCGACGGTCATCGACGTGGGCGTCAACCGCGTCGATGCTGACAACGACAAGGGCTACGAACTGGTCGGCGACGTGGACTTCGAGAGCGCCAGAGAGGTCGCCGGCGCAATCACGCCCGTCCCCGGCGGCGTCGGCCCGATGACCCGCGCGATGTTGCTCTACAACACGGTGAAGGCGACCAGCCGCCAGACCGGCGTCGAGGTAACCCTCCCCTAA
- a CDS encoding TraB/GumN family protein, with translation MTESGRDGDPIETETPAPPGEPSGEGSVTVVGTAHVSHESVAEVEETIERERPDVVAVELDENRYRRMQGEAPEDIDAGDLIKGKTVYQFIAYWLLSYIQTRLGERFDIEPGADMKAAVDTAEEVGSGVALVDRDIQLTIQRFWKRMRFREKVSMFTSMAVLTAGPWGVGLGVGFFLGTMVALVGGALAGPFFIPPGLSVDVGVPLLGGVVGLLLTVLDGLVLATLVAGVVGIPIAVVLATTTGDAEDVDEFDIDELTEADVVTAMMEEFRRFSPGGAEALIDERDAFIAHRLVALREAGYSVVAVVGAGHREGIEGYLENPETLPPAESLVGMPDGNRLGSILYKAFGYLFTVGFLVFFVLLAMAGVRQQYLIVLFGAWFLVNGIIAAALAKLAGAHWTSASVGGGVAWLTSVNPLLAPGWFAGYVELRYLDVNVGDISRLNELLSDEETPLGTLFKQMREVPLFRLILIVGMTNVGSFIASILFATVLLPQLSTEIGGVSGLADQMVIGARNSAELIWEVLT, from the coding sequence ATGACCGAGAGCGGCCGCGACGGTGACCCAATCGAGACCGAGACGCCGGCTCCGCCCGGCGAACCCTCGGGAGAGGGGTCGGTCACCGTCGTCGGCACCGCACACGTCTCCCACGAGAGCGTCGCGGAGGTCGAGGAGACCATCGAGCGCGAGCGGCCGGACGTCGTCGCGGTAGAACTCGACGAGAATCGCTACCGGCGCATGCAGGGCGAAGCGCCCGAGGACATCGACGCCGGCGACCTCATCAAGGGCAAGACGGTCTACCAGTTCATCGCTTACTGGCTGCTGTCGTACATCCAGACCCGTCTGGGCGAGCGCTTCGACATCGAACCCGGCGCGGACATGAAGGCCGCCGTCGACACGGCTGAGGAGGTCGGCAGCGGCGTCGCGCTGGTCGACCGGGACATCCAGCTGACCATCCAGCGCTTCTGGAAGCGCATGCGCTTTCGCGAGAAGGTCAGCATGTTCACCTCGATGGCCGTCCTCACCGCCGGCCCCTGGGGCGTCGGCCTCGGCGTCGGCTTCTTCCTGGGTACCATGGTCGCCCTCGTCGGCGGCGCACTCGCCGGCCCCTTCTTCATCCCGCCCGGCCTCAGCGTCGACGTTGGCGTCCCGCTGCTCGGCGGGGTCGTCGGCCTCCTGCTGACGGTCCTCGACGGACTCGTCCTCGCGACGCTCGTGGCCGGGGTCGTCGGCATCCCGATTGCAGTGGTGCTCGCGACCACCACGGGCGACGCCGAGGACGTCGACGAGTTCGACATCGACGAACTGACCGAGGCGGACGTGGTGACGGCGATGATGGAGGAGTTCCGCCGGTTCTCCCCCGGCGGCGCGGAGGCACTCATCGACGAGCGCGACGCCTTCATCGCCCACCGGCTCGTCGCGCTGCGCGAGGCCGGCTACAGCGTCGTCGCCGTCGTCGGGGCCGGCCACCGCGAGGGAATCGAGGGGTACCTGGAGAACCCCGAGACGCTCCCGCCCGCCGAGTCGCTGGTCGGGATGCCCGACGGGAACCGGCTGGGGAGCATCCTCTACAAGGCCTTCGGCTACCTCTTTACCGTCGGCTTCCTGGTCTTCTTCGTCCTGCTCGCGATGGCCGGCGTCCGCCAGCAGTACCTCATCGTGCTCTTTGGCGCGTGGTTCCTCGTCAACGGCATTATCGCCGCGGCGCTGGCGAAACTCGCCGGGGCACACTGGACGAGCGCGTCCGTCGGCGGCGGGGTGGCCTGGCTCACCAGCGTCAACCCGCTGCTCGCGCCCGGCTGGTTCGCCGGCTACGTCGAACTCCGGTACCTGGACGTCAACGTCGGCGATATCAGCCGGCTGAACGAACTGCTCTCCGACGAGGAGACGCCGCTTGGCACCCTGTTCAAACAGATGCGCGAGGTCCCCCTCTTCCGTCTCATCCTCATCGTCGGCATGACCAACGTCGGGAGCTTCATCGCCAGCATCCTCTTCGCGACGGTGTTGTTGCCGCAACTGTCGACCGAAATCGGCGGCGTCTCCGGCCTGGCCGACCAGATGGTCATCGGCGCGCGCAACAGCGCCGAACTCATCTGGGAGGTGCTGACGTGA
- a CDS encoding metalloprotease, protein MGGADVSRRVGYRVGDIRFSQRELRDFGVAWLALAVAFTFFLNPGLVQGLQYGSVRPAALVEAFALSLITVGTGFLLHELGHKVMAIRFGQVAEFRADYGMLGLAVVAGLAGFLFAAPGAVHHRGRITRRENGLIALAGPLVNVALAAVFLVPATLASGFVAAVGGLGFVINVLLAGFNMIPFGPLDGRTVLDWNSAVFAAVFVPTAGLGVWLLFGGLL, encoded by the coding sequence CTGGGAGGTGCTGACGTGAGCCGGCGCGTCGGCTACCGGGTCGGCGACATCCGATTCAGCCAGCGGGAACTCCGCGACTTCGGGGTCGCCTGGCTCGCCCTCGCCGTGGCCTTCACGTTCTTCCTGAACCCCGGCCTCGTCCAGGGGCTGCAGTACGGTAGCGTCCGGCCGGCGGCACTGGTCGAGGCGTTCGCCCTCTCGCTCATCACGGTCGGGACGGGCTTTCTGCTGCACGAACTCGGCCACAAGGTGATGGCGATTCGGTTCGGGCAGGTCGCCGAGTTCCGCGCCGACTACGGCATGCTCGGGCTTGCCGTCGTCGCGGGACTGGCTGGCTTCCTCTTCGCCGCGCCCGGCGCGGTCCACCACCGCGGCCGCATCACGCGCCGCGAGAACGGCCTCATCGCGCTGGCCGGGCCGCTGGTCAACGTCGCGCTCGCCGCCGTCTTCCTCGTTCCGGCGACGCTCGCCAGCGGTTTCGTCGCCGCCGTCGGTGGCCTCGGCTTCGTCATCAACGTCCTCCTGGCGGGGTTCAACATGATACCCTTCGGCCCGCTGGACGGCCGGACGGTGCTGGACTGGAACTCGGCCGTCTTCGCCGCCGTCTTCGTGCCGACGGCAGGTCTGGGCGTCTGGCTGCTCTTCGGCGGCCTGCTCTGA
- a CDS encoding AI-2E family transporter, whose translation MFDRFDTYRAAWAAVGLALAALLAWVALAFLGTVVFGIFLYYATRPAHRAIRRFVGQPTVSAALALVVLALPLVLLVAYTAAVALQELATVASNIDFGPYASTIEPYLNVSTVVDDPQAALDQVGDPQAALDVLASALGYLGLVGSGLLSLFVAFAIAFYLLRDGHRLAGYGTLLNDDRGTLESYGRAVDESLRDVYFGNILNALLTGVIGAIAYSLLNLAAPPDLAVPSPALVGVLAGAGSLIPVVGMKIVYVPLVLYLGGRAALTGSGFGFVALVAVVSIVIVDLIPDLVLRPYVSGRGLHTGTVMFAYILGPVLFGWYGLFLGPLVLVLVAHFVRLVLPELLAGEPIEADAVDPGGLTGEAAPPDSGDTAGDGTDAAVPADTSDAPEEESAEESPPGTPDSDPAADG comes from the coding sequence ATGTTCGACCGGTTCGACACGTACCGGGCGGCCTGGGCTGCCGTGGGTCTCGCGCTCGCCGCGCTGCTGGCGTGGGTGGCACTGGCCTTCCTCGGGACAGTCGTCTTCGGCATCTTCCTGTACTACGCGACCCGTCCGGCACACCGGGCAATCCGCCGGTTCGTCGGCCAGCCGACGGTGTCGGCGGCGCTGGCCCTGGTCGTGCTCGCGCTGCCGCTGGTCCTGCTCGTCGCCTACACCGCCGCGGTCGCCCTCCAGGAACTCGCCACCGTCGCCAGCAACATCGACTTCGGCCCCTACGCCTCGACGATCGAGCCCTACCTCAACGTCTCGACTGTCGTCGACGACCCCCAGGCCGCACTCGACCAGGTCGGCGACCCCCAGGCCGCACTCGACGTGCTGGCCTCCGCGCTGGGCTATCTCGGCCTCGTCGGCTCCGGCCTGCTCTCGCTTTTCGTCGCCTTCGCCATCGCCTTCTACCTGCTCCGGGACGGCCACCGGCTGGCGGGCTACGGCACGTTGCTCAACGACGACCGCGGGACGCTGGAGTCCTACGGCCGCGCCGTCGACGAGAGCCTGCGTGACGTCTACTTCGGCAACATCCTCAACGCCCTCCTGACGGGCGTCATCGGCGCTATCGCCTACAGCCTGCTGAACCTCGCTGCCCCGCCGGACCTGGCGGTGCCCTCCCCCGCGCTCGTCGGCGTGCTCGCCGGTGCCGGGAGTCTCATCCCCGTCGTCGGCATGAAAATCGTCTACGTCCCGCTCGTGCTCTACCTCGGCGGGCGGGCCGCGCTCACCGGGTCCGGGTTCGGATTCGTCGCGCTCGTCGCCGTCGTCTCCATCGTCATCGTGGACCTCATACCCGACCTCGTCCTGCGACCGTACGTCTCCGGCAGGGGTCTCCACACCGGGACGGTCATGTTCGCGTACATCCTCGGTCCCGTCCTCTTTGGCTGGTACGGGCTCTTCCTCGGACCGCTCGTGCTCGTGCTCGTCGCGCACTTCGTCCGCCTGGTGCTCCCGGAACTGCTCGCCGGCGAACCCATCGAGGCCGACGCCGTCGACCCGGGTGGTCTGACTGGCGAGGCGGCACCGCCGGACAGTGGAGACACTGCCGGCGACGGAACGGACGCCGCGGTCCCGGCCGACACGTCGGACGCTCCCGAGGAGGAGTCGGCCGAGGAGAGTCCGCCCGGCACCCCCGACAGCGACCCGGCAGCAGACGGCTAG
- a CDS encoding PadR family transcriptional regulator yields MYDLTGFQRDLLYVIAGKEEPHGLAIKEELEDYYEKEIHHGRLYPNLDTLVDKGLVEKGQRDRRTNFYSLTRRGRREIEARREWEGQYIDY; encoded by the coding sequence ATGTACGACCTGACAGGATTCCAGCGTGACCTGCTGTACGTCATCGCGGGGAAGGAGGAGCCGCACGGACTGGCAATCAAGGAGGAACTGGAGGACTACTACGAGAAGGAAATCCACCACGGGCGGCTCTACCCGAACCTGGACACCCTGGTCGACAAGGGGCTCGTCGAGAAGGGCCAGCGCGACCGGCGGACGAACTTCTACAGCCTGACGCGTCGCGGCCGCCGGGAGATAGAGGCCCGGCGCGAGTGGGAAGGCCAGTACATCGACTACTGA
- a CDS encoding acyl-CoA thioesterase has translation MPTLLETKVETRRYIFPGQSNAMGTAHGGDLLKWMEQVAAMAAMRFAGSETVTVGMDDIAFRRPIPQGSIALLDAYVIEAGSSSVTVHVRCYDEDRYTGERDLAVKAISVLAAVDEDGETVSVPDLTVKTEVGERLRAEARDAT, from the coding sequence ATGCCCACGCTGCTCGAAACGAAAGTCGAGACGCGACGCTACATTTTCCCCGGGCAGTCCAACGCGATGGGGACCGCCCACGGGGGCGACCTGCTGAAGTGGATGGAGCAGGTGGCGGCGATGGCCGCGATGCGCTTTGCCGGGAGTGAGACGGTCACCGTCGGGATGGACGACATCGCCTTCCGCCGCCCGATTCCGCAGGGCTCGATTGCGCTGCTCGACGCCTATGTCATCGAGGCGGGGTCGTCGAGCGTCACCGTCCACGTCCGCTGCTACGACGAGGACCGCTACACCGGCGAGCGGGACCTGGCGGTGAAGGCTATCTCCGTCCTGGCCGCCGTCGACGAGGACGGGGAGACAGTCTCCGTCCCCGACCTCACCGTGAAGACAGAGGTTGGCGAGCGCCTGCGTGCAGAGGCCCGCGACGCGACGTAG
- a CDS encoding TFIIB-type zinc ribbon-containing protein: MKLRGERQCTDCGTRWSYYETGEITCPECGSVRSVGVGDHAEHTDSPVELDLQPAIEQVDTEPLGTVAETAADQARQYLHRAGFVDAGRLKPFGDTYLVAAELRRVGATLSRAMRVDDDEELYLLSLLRGGADGERPPPAEVPDSLRAERGLAVAAAVDAYVSDLRRVQEDPERPVAEVLSAVRDRRKRIEALDGDVEPEEAERIVRAVRDLSAYLREGDETALVRAGDRFEGS, encoded by the coding sequence ATGAAACTCCGCGGCGAGCGCCAGTGTACCGACTGCGGGACGCGGTGGTCGTACTACGAGACCGGCGAGATAACCTGCCCGGAGTGTGGCAGCGTGCGCAGCGTCGGCGTCGGCGACCATGCAGAGCACACGGACAGCCCGGTCGAACTGGACCTCCAGCCCGCCATCGAACAGGTCGACACCGAACCGCTCGGGACCGTCGCGGAGACCGCGGCCGACCAGGCCCGCCAGTACCTCCACAGGGCCGGGTTCGTGGACGCCGGTCGGCTGAAGCCCTTCGGCGATACCTATCTCGTCGCGGCGGAACTGCGGCGGGTCGGCGCGACGCTCTCGCGGGCGATGCGGGTCGACGACGACGAGGAACTGTACCTCCTCTCGCTGCTGCGCGGCGGCGCGGACGGCGAGCGCCCGCCGCCGGCGGAGGTCCCGGACTCGCTGCGCGCCGAGCGCGGACTGGCCGTCGCGGCCGCCGTCGACGCCTACGTCTCGGACCTGCGGCGGGTGCAGGAGGACCCTGAACGTCCCGTCGCGGAGGTCCTGTCGGCAGTGCGCGACCGGCGCAAGCGAATCGAGGCGCTTGACGGGGACGTGGAACCGGAAGAAGCAGAGCGAATCGTCCGCGCAGTCCGGGACCTGTCGGCGTACCTCCGCGAGGGCGACGAGACGGCGCTGGTCCGCGCCGGCGACCGCTTCGAGGGGAGTTAG
- a CDS encoding SIMPL domain-containing protein produces the protein MQRKYLAAIGFALLLALSTVGVAAGLGPSGAAPATADDQPTNRSITVDATGEASATPDRAVIHLAVRAEGENPSAVRDELVSGAEDLRAALDELGVEYETVAYSVDERYRPPEQSGGPTYEGVHRFEVTLDDPNATGSVVDAAADADASVDRVRLTLSDEKREELRTEAIQNAMDDARQQADTIAAAADLSVASVLTVDAAQSDYSPVAYEQAAAADSGSASTTIDSGDVSVTYDVQVSYEATE, from the coding sequence ATGCAACGCAAGTACCTCGCAGCAATCGGCTTCGCCCTGCTGCTCGCGCTCAGTACAGTCGGTGTCGCCGCCGGACTCGGTCCGTCCGGGGCGGCCCCGGCCACGGCAGACGACCAGCCCACGAACCGCTCGATAACAGTCGACGCCACCGGTGAGGCGAGTGCCACCCCCGACCGGGCCGTCATCCACCTCGCGGTCAGAGCCGAGGGTGAGAACCCGTCGGCGGTCCGTGACGAACTCGTCAGCGGGGCCGAGGACCTCCGCGCCGCGCTGGACGAACTCGGCGTCGAGTACGAGACGGTCGCGTACTCCGTCGACGAGCGCTATCGGCCCCCGGAGCAGTCGGGCGGCCCGACCTACGAGGGGGTGCACCGCTTCGAAGTCACGCTCGACGACCCGAACGCGACCGGGAGCGTCGTCGACGCCGCAGCGGACGCGGACGCGTCGGTCGACCGCGTCCGGCTGACCCTCTCCGACGAGAAGCGCGAGGAACTGCGAACCGAGGCCATCCAGAACGCGATGGACGACGCGCGCCAGCAGGCCGACACCATCGCCGCGGCCGCTGACCTCTCCGTGGCCTCCGTCCTGACGGTCGACGCCGCCCAGAGCGACTACAGTCCCGTGGCCTACGAGCAGGCAGCGGCGGCCGACTCCGGAAGCGCCAGTACCACCATCGACAGCGGCGACGTTTCCGTGACCTACGACGTGCAGGTCAGCTACGAGGCGACGGAGTAA
- a CDS encoding HalOD1 output domain-containing protein, translating into MDTEARAVVPEESPETLTEAIVEAVAEAEGIDPIELRPSLYDVVDPDALELLYAQPDRSRASNLRVTFAYGTWQVHVHRDGTVQLTEHGQPGPDSRKHR; encoded by the coding sequence ATGGATACAGAGGCGCGAGCGGTCGTCCCCGAGGAATCCCCGGAAACGCTCACAGAAGCCATCGTCGAGGCGGTCGCGGAGGCGGAGGGCATCGACCCCATCGAACTCCGGCCGAGCCTGTACGACGTCGTCGACCCCGACGCACTGGAACTGCTGTACGCCCAGCCCGACCGTTCCCGGGCGAGCAACCTGCGCGTAACGTTCGCCTACGGCACCTGGCAGGTCCACGTCCATCGCGACGGAACGGTGCAGTTGACCGAACACGGCCAGCCGGGGCCGGACTCCCGGAAGCACAGATGA
- the purM gene encoding phosphoribosylformylglycinamidine cyclo-ligase, translating to MTEDEDEEGLTYADAGVDIAESEAATAALIGAAGEFEGDYAGLVDIGDRYLALAADGVGTKLLVAEAIDDYSTIGIDCMAMNVNDLVAQGVEPVAFVDYLAVEEPDDETAEEIGEGLREGAERAGVALVGGETAVMPDVIRGLDIAGTCAGLAPKDALFPAEAEPGDAIVGWPSSGIHSNGLTLAREAVTRNHEYTDPFPPNPDRTVAEELLEPTRIYTDVLAGLRAHETHAAAHVTGGGWTNLTRMGAHRYEITDPFDAQPVFEFVQEEGDVSDEEMHRTFNMGTGFVAALPPEDAESLVESDEDARIIGEVQETDDDEASVAIRGLEL from the coding sequence ATGACCGAAGACGAAGACGAGGAGGGGCTGACCTACGCCGACGCGGGTGTGGACATCGCGGAGAGCGAGGCCGCGACCGCCGCGCTCATCGGCGCAGCCGGCGAGTTCGAGGGCGACTACGCCGGGCTGGTCGACATCGGCGACCGCTACCTCGCGCTCGCGGCGGACGGCGTCGGCACGAAACTGCTCGTCGCCGAGGCCATCGACGACTACTCCACCATCGGTATCGACTGCATGGCGATGAACGTCAACGACCTCGTCGCACAGGGGGTCGAACCCGTCGCCTTCGTCGACTACCTCGCCGTCGAGGAACCGGACGACGAGACAGCCGAGGAAATCGGCGAGGGGCTGCGCGAGGGCGCCGAACGCGCCGGCGTCGCCCTCGTCGGCGGCGAGACGGCGGTGATGCCCGACGTCATCAGGGGGCTGGACATCGCCGGTACCTGCGCCGGCCTGGCACCCAAGGACGCGCTGTTCCCGGCCGAGGCCGAACCCGGCGACGCCATCGTCGGCTGGCCGTCCTCCGGCATCCACTCCAACGGCCTGACGCTCGCTCGGGAGGCGGTCACCAGAAATCACGAGTACACCGACCCGTTCCCGCCGAACCCCGACCGGACCGTCGCCGAGGAACTGCTCGAACCCACGCGCATCTACACGGACGTCCTCGCGGGCCTGCGCGCACACGAGACCCACGCCGCGGCCCACGTCACCGGCGGCGGCTGGACGAACCTGACCCGGATGGGGGCCCATCGCTACGAGATTACGGACCCCTTCGACGCCCAGCCCGTCTTCGAATTCGTCCAGGAGGAGGGCGACGTCAGCGACGAGGAGATGCACCGGACGTTCAACATGGGCACCGGGTTCGTGGCCGCGCTCCCGCCGGAGGACGCAGAGTCGCTCGTCGAAAGCGACGAGGACGCGCGGATTATCGGTGAGGTGCAGGAGACGGACGACGACGAGGCCAGCGTGGCGATTCGCGGGCTGGAGTTGTAG